In one Arachis duranensis cultivar V14167 chromosome 9, aradu.V14167.gnm2.J7QH, whole genome shotgun sequence genomic region, the following are encoded:
- the LOC107467936 gene encoding beta-galactosidase 15, whose amino-acid sequence MDSTKRFFSIALFLFLLSFSFFVSTDSIHVSHDGRAIKIDGKRRILISGSIHYPRSTPEMWPDLINKAKEGGLDAIETYVFWNAHEPSRRSYDFSGNKDLIRFLKTIQEAGLYSVLRIGPYVCAEWNYGGIPVWVHNLPGVEIRTANSVYMNEMQNFTTLIVDMVKKEKLFASQGGPIIIAQIENEYGNVMADYGDAGKAYINWCANMAESLHVGVPWIMCQQPDAPQPMINTCNGWYCHDFEPNNPNSPKMWTENWVGWFKNWGGKDPRRTAEDVAYSVARFFQTGGTFQNYYMYHGGTNFDRTAGGPYIATSYDYDAPLDEYGNKAQPKWGHLKELHRVLKSMEESLTNGNVSQIDFGNSVTATVYASNKSSSCFLTNANTTTDATVSFRGRTYAVPAWSVSLLPDCQNEEFNTAKVNVQTSVMVKVSNKAEDEPMSLNWTWRAENVDHALLAKLNASESAHELIDQKDAANDASDYLWYITRLQLDQDDPVWSDDMSLRINGSGHVIHAFVNGQHIGSHWATYGIHNDKFETKIKLQPGKNTISLLSVTVGLQNYGSNFDKWHDGLVGPIELISKKGDETIIKDISEHKWLYKVGLHGWDHKFFSSDSLFASPSKWESQSLPTNRMLTWYKTTFKAPLGTDPVVVDLQGMGKGYAWVNGNNIGRIWPSYLAGEDGCSDDPCDYRGEYDDKKCVYNCGKPSQRWYHVPRSFFVEDGENTLVLFEEIGGNPSLVNFQTVTVGSACGNAQEHKTLELSCQGRQISAVKFASFGDPQGLCGSFSKGTCESHNDALPIVQNACVGKETCSIDVSENTFGATTCGDVPKRLALEVVC is encoded by the exons ATGGACTCAACAAAGAGATTCTTCTCTATAGCATTGTTCTTGTTCCTTCTTAGCTTCTCCTTTTTTGTTTCCACTGATTCGATCCACGTGTCTCATGATGGAAGAGCCATCAAAATCGATGGAAAACGTAGGATTTTGATATCTGGATCAATCCACTATCCTAGAAGTACACCTGag ATGTGGCCGGATTTGATTAATAAAGCTAAAGAAGGAGGGTTAGATGCAATTGAAACGTATGTGTTTTGGAATGCGCATGAACCAAGTCGTAGATCATATGATTTCAGTGGCAACAAGGATCTTATTAGATTCCTCAAGACTATTCAAGAAGCGGGACTCTACTCTGTTCTTCGCATTGGTCCATATGTTTGTGCTGAATGGAATTACGGTGGGATTCCTGTGTGGGTTCATAATCTCCCTGGTGTTGAGATTCGAACTGCAAATTCTGTTTATATGAATGAGATGCAAAACTTCACTACCCTCATCGTTGACATGGTCAAGAAAGAGAAACTCTTTGCTTCTCAAGGTGGCCCCATCATTATAGCTCag attGAAAACGAATATGGGAATGTGATGGCGGATTATGGAGATGCCGGAAAAGCTTACATCAATTGGTGTGCAAATATGGCTGAGTCTTTGCACGTTGGAGTTCCATGGATTATGTGCCAACAACCTGATGCTCCTCAACCAATG atcaaTACTTGCAACGGTTGGTATTGTCATGATTTTGAACCCAATAATCCTAATAGTCCTAAGATGTGGACTGAAAATTGGGTAGGCTG GTTCAAGAATTGGGGTGGCAAAGATCCTCGTAGAACTGCTGAAGATGTTGCCTATTCCGTGGCTAGATTTTTCCAGACTGGAGGCACATTCCAAAACTATTACATg TATCATGGTGGGACTAACTTTGATAGAACCGCTGGTGGACCATACATTGCTACTTCATACGATTATGATGCTCCTCTTGATGAATATG GTAACAAAGCTCAACCAAAATGGGGTCACCTCAAAGAACTCCACAGGGTTTTGAAGTCAATGGAAGAGAGTCTTACAAACGGGAACGTTTCTCAAATTGATTTTGGCAACTCTGTCACG GCCACTGTGTATGCCTCAAACAAATCATCAAGTTGCTTCTTGACCAATGCCAACACTACCACTGATGCTACTGTTTCATTTAGAGGAAGAACCTATGCAGTTCCAGCATGGTCTGTGAGCCTTCTACCTGATTGTCAAAATGAAGAGTTTAACACAGCCAAG gtGAATGTGCAAACCTCTGTGATGGTTAAAGTAAGCAACAAAGCTGAAGATGAGCCAATGTCTTTGAATTGGACATGGAGGGCTGAGAACGTTGACCATGCTCTTCTTGCTAAACTCAACGCCTCTGAGTCAGCACACGAACTCATTGACCAGAAAGATGCTGCTAATGATGCTAGTGACTATCTCTGGTACATTACAAGGCTCCAGCTTGATCAAGATGATCCTGTTTGGAGTGATGATATGTCCCTTAGAATCAATGGCAGTGGCCATGTTATCCATGCATTCGTCAATGGACAACATATTGGGTCTCATTGGGCCACTTATGGAATTCACAATGACAAGTTTGAGACAAAGATAAAGTTGCAGCCTGGAAAGAACACTATCAGCTTGCTTAGTGTGACTGTTGGACTTCAGAATTATGGGAGTAACTTTGACAAGTGGCATGATGGTCTTGTTGGACCAATTGAGTTGATTAGTAAAAAGGGTGATGAGACCATAATCAAGGATATCTCTGAACACAAATGGTTGTACAAGGTTGGATTGCATGGTTGGGATCACAAATTCTTCAGCAGTGACTCACTCTTCGCTTCCCCTTCCAAATGGGAATCTCAAAGTCTTCCCACTAACAGAATGTTGACTTGGTACAAG acAACGTTCAAGGCTCCTCTGGGGACAGACCCTGTTGTGGTGGACCTGCAAGGTATGGGCAAAGGCTATGCTTGGGTTAACGGCAATAACATCGGCCGTATCTGGCCGAGTTACTTGGCCGGCGAAGATGGTTGCAGCGATGACCCATGTGATTATCGTGGCGAATATGATGACAAAAAATGTGTTTACAATTGTGGAAAGCCCTCTCAAAGATG GTACCATGTTCCACGCTCATTCTTTGTTGAAGACGGAGAGAACACATTGGTTCTGTTTGAGGAGATTGGTGGAAATCCATCACTTGTGAATTTCCAAACAGTGACTGTTGGATCTGCATGCGGAAATGCACAAGAGCACAAGACATTGGAGCTCTCATGCCAAGGTAGACAAATCTCTGCCGTCAAATTCGCAAGCTTCGGCGATCCGCAAGGTCTCTGTGGATCATTCTCCAAGGGAACTTGTGAATCCCACAATGATGCTCTCCCTATTGTTCAAAAT GCATGTGTTGGCAAAGAAACATGTTCAATTGATGTTTCAGAGAACACATTTGGTGCAACAACTTGTGGAGATGTTCCTAAGAGGCTTGCGTTGGAGGTGGTCTGTTAG